Proteins encoded by one window of Castor canadensis chromosome 2, mCasCan1.hap1v2, whole genome shotgun sequence:
- the Cdan1 gene encoding codanin-1 isoform X3 — protein MAAVLESLLREEVSVAAAVRWIARGTRSSEDSPGEAAVLSSLGPLRKDFVPFLLNFLREQSSRVLPQGPPTPAKAPGASAALPGRPRGGRGARSQLFPATEPLSAVAEAPLARRGGRRRGSGPARERGGRGPGGPEDGPGGESLPWAGGRRPRGSGSPGSPSSPSLARSDPPNLSNLEEFPPVGSVPPGPAGRTKPSRRINPTPVSEERSLSKPKTCFTSPPISCVPSSQPSALDTSPWGLGLPPGCRSLQEEREMLRKERSKQLQQSPAPACPTPESGSPVPSRTGNLTAELADPARVSSRQRLELVALVYSSCISENLVPNLFLELFFVLQLLTARRMVAAKDSDLESSPDSLESPLFQSIHDCVFFAVQVLERQYEVLSFLDKGTLKLLAENERLLCFSPALQGRLRAAYEGSVAKVSLVMPSSAQAVSFQPETDNRANFSSDRAFHTFKKQRDVFYEVLREWEDRHEEPGWDFEKGLGSRIRAMMGQLSAACSHSHFVRLFQKQLLQMCQSPGGAGGTVLGEAPDVLNMLGADKLGRLRQLQERLVAPQSSGGPCPPPTFPGCQGFFRDFILSANSFQFNQHLMDSLSLKVRELNGLALPQHEAGDEDGESDVDWQGERRQFAVVLLSLRLLAKFLGFVAFLPYRGPEPPPTRELQDSILALRSQVPPVLDVRALLQQGLQARRAVLTVPWLVEFLSFADHIVPLLDYYRSIFTLLLQLHRSLALSQESEGEMCFLNKLLLLAVLGWLFQIPPVPEDLFFQEESQVNAFEVDTAASEHGLDSVPVVDQQLLYTCCPYIGELRKLLASWVSGSSGRSGGFVRKITPTTTTGLGAQPPQTSQGLQAQLAQAFFHNQPPSLRRTVEFVAERIGSNCVKHIKATLVADLVQQAESLLQERLVMRVQEGGDSAQLLESLCSQLCPHGAQALTQGREFCQRKSPGAVRALLPEETPAAVLSTAEHIAVGLATEKACAWLSANITALIRREVKAAVSRTLRAQGPEPTARVERRGCPRACEHHAPLPSHLISEIKDVLSLAVGPRDPEEGVSPEHLEQLLGQLSQSLQCRQFLCPPAEQHLAKCSVDLASLLVADQIPILGPPAQHRLERGQARRLLHMLLSLWKDDFQGPVPLQLLLSPRNVGLLADTRPREWDLLLFLLRELVEKGLMGRMEIEACLGSLHEAQWPGDFSEELATLFHLFLAEPHLPEPQLRACELVQPSRGTVLAQS, from the exons ATGGCGGCCGTTTTGGAGTCGCTGCTGCGAGAGGAGGTGTCGGTCGCAGCCGCCGTGCGGTGGATCGCGCGCGGCACCCGGAGTTCGGAG GACAGCCCCGGGGAAGCGGCCGTGCTGAGCTCGCTCGGACCGCTGCGGAAGGACTTCGTGCCGTTCCTGCTGAACTTCCTGAGGGAGCAGAGCAGCCGCGTCCTCCCGCAGGGCCCCCCAACTCCCGCCAAGGCTCCGGGCGCCTCGGCAGCCCTGCCAGGGAGGCCGCGGGGCGGCCGCGGGGCGCGCAGCCAGCTCTTCCCCGCCACCGAGCCCCTTAGTGCCGTCGCCGAGGCCCCCCTGGCCCGCCGCGGGGGCCGGAGGCGGGGATCGGGGCCGGCCCGCGAGCGAGGAGGCCGCGGCCCCGGGGGCCCCGAGGACGGGCCCGGCGGGGAGAGTCTGCCCTGGGCTGGGGGCCGCAGGCCTCGGGGCTCTGGCAGCCCCGGCAGCCCCAGCAGCCCCAGCCTCGCGCGCTCCGATCCACCAAACCTCAGCAACCTGGAGGAGTTCCCTCCCGTAGGCTCGGTTCCACCCGGCCCTGCAGG CAGGACGAAGCCTTCTCGCAGGATCAACCCAACTCCGGTGAGCGAAGAGCGGTCACTCTCCAAGCCCAAGACCTGCTTCACCTCACCCCCAATCAGCTGTGTCCCCAGTTCCCAACCCTCAGCCCTGGACACTAGCCCTTGGGGCCTTGGCCTTCCCCCAGGGTGCAGAAGTCTGCAAGAGGAGCGGGAGATGCTGAGGAAGGAGCG CTCTAAGCAGCTGCAGCAGTCACCTGCTCCTGCCTGTCCCACCCCAGAATCAGGGTCTCCTGTCCCCAGCCGGACTGGAAACCTCACAGCAGAACTCGCTGACCCTGCCAGAGTGTCTTCCCGCCAGCGCCTGGAGCTGGTAGCCCTTGTCTACTCCTCGTGTATTTCTG AGAACCTGGTACCAAACCTTTTCTTGGAGCTTTTCTTCGTCCTTCAGCTCCTTACTGCCCGGAGGATGGTGGCTGCCAAGGACAGTGACCTCGAATCAAGTCCAG ATTCCTTGGAAAGCCCACTGTTCCAGAGCATCCACGATTGTGTCTTCTTTGCAGTACAGGTTTTGGAGCGTCAGTATGA GGTTCTTTCCTTCTTGGACAAAGGGACCTTAAAGCTGCTGGCTGAGAATGAACGGCTGCTGTGCTTCTCACCAGCTCTGCAAGGCCGCCTTCGAGCTGCCTATGAGGGCAGTGTTGCCAAG GTCTCTCTGGTGATGCCATCCTCTGCTCAAGCTGTCTCTTTTCAGCCAGAAACTGACAATCGTGCCAACTTCTCCAGTGACCGAGCctttcatacttttaaaaaacagag GGATGTGTTCTACGAGGTGCTTCGAGAGTGGGAAGATCGCCATGAGGAGCCCGGCTGGGATTTTGAGAAGGGCTTAGGCAGCAGGATCAG AGCCATGATGGGTCAACTCTCAGCAGCCTGCAGCCACAGCCACTTTGTTAGACTTTTCCAGAAACAGCTTCTCCAG ATGTGTCAGAGCCCTGGTGGTGCCGGAGGTACTGTCTTGGGTGAGGCCCCAGATGTGTTGAATATGCTGGGAGCTGACAAGCTGGGACGGTTGCGGCAGCTACAGGAACGGCTTGTGGCCCCTCAGAGCAGTGGGGGGCCCTGCCCACCCCCCACCTTCCCAGGCTGTCAAGGCTTCTTCAGGGACTTCATCCTGAGTGCCAACAG CTTCCAGTTTAATCAGCATCTCATGGACAGTCTAAGCTTAAAGGTCCGTGAGCTCAATGGCCTTGCCCTGCCTCAGCATGAGGCTGGTGATGAAGATGGGGAGTCCGATGTGGACTGGCAG GGTGAACGGAGGCAATTTGCTGTGGTGCTTCTTAGCCTAAGACTTTTGGCTAAATTTCTGGGCTTTGTGGCTTTCCTGCCATACCGGGGCCCTGAACCACCCCCAACCCGTGAGCTGCAGGACTCCATTCTGGCCCTCAGGAGCCAG GTCCCTCCCGTCCTGGATGTGCGAGCTCTGCTACAGCAGGGGCTACAAGCCCGGCGGGCAGTGCTCACTGTGCCCTGGCTGGTAGAGTTCCTTTCCTTCGCTGACCACATTGTCCCCTTGCTGGATTATTACCGGAGCATCTTTACTCTCCTGCTGCAGCTACATCG GAGCTTAGCTTTGTCACAGGAGAGTGAAGGGGAGATGTGTTTTCTGAACAAGCTGCTCCTGCTTGCTGTTCTGGGCTGGCTTTTTCAG ATTCCCCCAGTCCCCGAGGACTTGTTCTTTCAGGAAGAGAGTCAGGTGAATGCCTTTGAGGTGGACACGGCAGCTTCAGAACATGGCTTG GACAGTGTGCCTGTGGTGGACCAGCAGCTGCTCTATACCTGCTGCCCCTACATTG GAGAGCTCCGGAAACTGCTTGCTTCATGGGTCTCAGGCAGCAGTGGACGGAGTGGGGGCTTTGTGAGGAAAATTACCCCCACCACTACCACCGGCCTGGGAGCCCAGCCCCCCCAGACCAGCCAGGGACTGCAG GCACAGCTTGCCCAGGCCTTTTTCCACAACCAGCCGCCCTCCCTGCGCAGGACTGTGGAGTTTGTAGCAGAGAGGATTGGGTCAAACTGTGTCAAACACATCAA GGCAACGCTGGTTGCGGACTTGGTGCAACAGGCAGAGTCACTTCTCCAAGAGCGGTTGGTGATGCGTGTCCAGGAAGGAGGAGACTCAGCCCAGCTATTGGAGAGCTTGTGTTCCCAGCTGTGTCCCCATGGGGCCCAGGCACTGACCCAGGGGCGGGA GTTCTGCCAAAGGAAGAGCCCTGGGGCTGTTCGGGCACTGCTTCCAGAGGAGACCCCAGCAGCT GTTCTAAGCACTGCAGAGCATATTGCTGTGGGGCTTGCGACAGAGAAAGCCTGTGCTTGGTTGTCTGCCAACATTACAG CGCTGATCAGGAGGGAGGTGAAAGCAGCTGTGAGTCGCACGCTTCGAGCCCAGGGTCCTGAGCCGACTGCCCGGGTGGAGCGGAGGGGCTGCCCCCGCGCCTGTGAGCACCacgctcccctcccctcccacctcaTCTCCGAGATAAAA gatgtgctctccctgGCTGTTGGGCCTCGGGACCCCGAGGAGGGAGTTTCCCCAGAGCATCTGGAGCAGCTCCTTGGCCAGCTGAGCCAGTCACTGCAGTGCCGCCAG TTCCTGTGCCCACCTGCTGAGCAGCATCTGGCAAAGTGCTCTGTGGACTTAGCTTCCCTCCTGG TTGCAGACCAGATTCCCATCCTAGGGCCCCCAGCACAGCACAGGCTGGAGCGAGGACAGGCCCGAAGGCTTCTGCACATGCTGCTTTCCCTGTGGAAAGATGACTTCCAAGGGCCGGTTCCACTCCAGCTGCTGCTGAGCCCGAGAAATGTGGGGCTTCTGGCAGACACTCGGCCGAGGGAG TGGGACCTGCTGCTGTTCTTGCTCCGGGAGCTGGTAGAGAAGGGTCTCATGGGACGGATGGAGATAGAAGCCTGCTTAGGCAGCCTCCATGAGGCCCAGTGGCCAGGG GATTTCTCTGAAGAACTGGCAACACTGTTTCACCTATTTCTAGCTGAGCCCCACCTGCCAGAACCCCAGCTGAGAGCTTGTGAACTGGTGCAACCAAGCAGGGGGACAGTGCTGGCCCAGAGCTAG
- the Cdan1 gene encoding codanin-1 isoform X2: MAAVLESLLREEVSVAAAVRWIARGTRSSEDSPGEAAVLSSLGPLRKDFVPFLLNFLREQSSRVLPQGPPTPAKAPGASAALPGRPRGGRGARSQLFPATEPLSAVAEAPLARRGGRRRGSGPARERGGRGPGGPEDGPGGESLPWAGGRRPRGSGSPGSPSSPSLARSDPPNLSNLEEFPPVGSVPPGPAGTKPSRRINPTPVSEERSLSKPKTCFTSPPISCVPSSQPSALDTSPWGLGLPPGCRSLQEEREMLRKERSKQLQQSPAPACPTPESGSPVPSRTGNLTAELADPARVSSRQRLELVALVYSSCISENLVPNLFLELFFVLQLLTARRMVAAKDSDLESSPGALDSLESPLFQSIHDCVFFAVQVLERQYEVLSFLDKGTLKLLAENERLLCFSPALQGRLRAAYEGSVAKVSLVMPSSAQAVSFQPETDNRANFSSDRAFHTFKKQRDVFYEVLREWEDRHEEPGWDFEKGLGSRIRAMMGQLSAACSHSHFVRLFQKQLLQMCQSPGGAGGTVLGEAPDVLNMLGADKLGRLRQLQERLVAPQSSGGPCPPPTFPGCQGFFRDFILSANSFQFNQHLMDSLSLKVRELNGLALPQHEAGDEDGESDVDWQGERRQFAVVLLSLRLLAKFLGFVAFLPYRGPEPPPTRELQDSILALRSQVPPVLDVRALLQQGLQARRAVLTVPWLVEFLSFADHIVPLLDYYRSIFTLLLQLHRSLALSQESEGEMCFLNKLLLLAVLGWLFQIPPVPEDLFFQEESQVNAFEVDTAASEHGLDSVPVVDQQLLYTCCPYIGELRKLLASWVSGSSGRSGGFVRKITPTTTTGLGAQPPQTSQGLQAQLAQAFFHNQPPSLRRTVEFVAERIGSNCVKHIKATLVADLVQQAESLLQERLVMRVQEGGDSAQLLESLCSQLCPHGAQALTQGREFCQRKSPGAVRALLPEETPAAVLSTAEHIAVGLATEKACAWLSANITALIRREVKAAVSRTLRAQGPEPTARVERRGCPRACEHHAPLPSHLISEIKDVLSLAVGPRDPEEGVSPEHLEQLLGQLSQSLQCRQFLCPPAEQHLAKCSVDLASLLVADQIPILGPPAQHRLERGQARRLLHMLLSLWKDDFQGPVPLQLLLSPRNVGLLADTRPREWDLLLFLLRELVEKGLMGRMEIEACLGSLHEAQWPGDFSEELATLFHLFLAEPHLPEPQLRACELVQPSRGTVLAQS, from the exons ATGGCGGCCGTTTTGGAGTCGCTGCTGCGAGAGGAGGTGTCGGTCGCAGCCGCCGTGCGGTGGATCGCGCGCGGCACCCGGAGTTCGGAG GACAGCCCCGGGGAAGCGGCCGTGCTGAGCTCGCTCGGACCGCTGCGGAAGGACTTCGTGCCGTTCCTGCTGAACTTCCTGAGGGAGCAGAGCAGCCGCGTCCTCCCGCAGGGCCCCCCAACTCCCGCCAAGGCTCCGGGCGCCTCGGCAGCCCTGCCAGGGAGGCCGCGGGGCGGCCGCGGGGCGCGCAGCCAGCTCTTCCCCGCCACCGAGCCCCTTAGTGCCGTCGCCGAGGCCCCCCTGGCCCGCCGCGGGGGCCGGAGGCGGGGATCGGGGCCGGCCCGCGAGCGAGGAGGCCGCGGCCCCGGGGGCCCCGAGGACGGGCCCGGCGGGGAGAGTCTGCCCTGGGCTGGGGGCCGCAGGCCTCGGGGCTCTGGCAGCCCCGGCAGCCCCAGCAGCCCCAGCCTCGCGCGCTCCGATCCACCAAACCTCAGCAACCTGGAGGAGTTCCCTCCCGTAGGCTCGGTTCCACCCGGCCCTGCAGG GACGAAGCCTTCTCGCAGGATCAACCCAACTCCGGTGAGCGAAGAGCGGTCACTCTCCAAGCCCAAGACCTGCTTCACCTCACCCCCAATCAGCTGTGTCCCCAGTTCCCAACCCTCAGCCCTGGACACTAGCCCTTGGGGCCTTGGCCTTCCCCCAGGGTGCAGAAGTCTGCAAGAGGAGCGGGAGATGCTGAGGAAGGAGCG CTCTAAGCAGCTGCAGCAGTCACCTGCTCCTGCCTGTCCCACCCCAGAATCAGGGTCTCCTGTCCCCAGCCGGACTGGAAACCTCACAGCAGAACTCGCTGACCCTGCCAGAGTGTCTTCCCGCCAGCGCCTGGAGCTGGTAGCCCTTGTCTACTCCTCGTGTATTTCTG AGAACCTGGTACCAAACCTTTTCTTGGAGCTTTTCTTCGTCCTTCAGCTCCTTACTGCCCGGAGGATGGTGGCTGCCAAGGACAGTGACCTCGAATCAAGTCCAGGTGCCCTGG ATTCCTTGGAAAGCCCACTGTTCCAGAGCATCCACGATTGTGTCTTCTTTGCAGTACAGGTTTTGGAGCGTCAGTATGA GGTTCTTTCCTTCTTGGACAAAGGGACCTTAAAGCTGCTGGCTGAGAATGAACGGCTGCTGTGCTTCTCACCAGCTCTGCAAGGCCGCCTTCGAGCTGCCTATGAGGGCAGTGTTGCCAAG GTCTCTCTGGTGATGCCATCCTCTGCTCAAGCTGTCTCTTTTCAGCCAGAAACTGACAATCGTGCCAACTTCTCCAGTGACCGAGCctttcatacttttaaaaaacagag GGATGTGTTCTACGAGGTGCTTCGAGAGTGGGAAGATCGCCATGAGGAGCCCGGCTGGGATTTTGAGAAGGGCTTAGGCAGCAGGATCAG AGCCATGATGGGTCAACTCTCAGCAGCCTGCAGCCACAGCCACTTTGTTAGACTTTTCCAGAAACAGCTTCTCCAG ATGTGTCAGAGCCCTGGTGGTGCCGGAGGTACTGTCTTGGGTGAGGCCCCAGATGTGTTGAATATGCTGGGAGCTGACAAGCTGGGACGGTTGCGGCAGCTACAGGAACGGCTTGTGGCCCCTCAGAGCAGTGGGGGGCCCTGCCCACCCCCCACCTTCCCAGGCTGTCAAGGCTTCTTCAGGGACTTCATCCTGAGTGCCAACAG CTTCCAGTTTAATCAGCATCTCATGGACAGTCTAAGCTTAAAGGTCCGTGAGCTCAATGGCCTTGCCCTGCCTCAGCATGAGGCTGGTGATGAAGATGGGGAGTCCGATGTGGACTGGCAG GGTGAACGGAGGCAATTTGCTGTGGTGCTTCTTAGCCTAAGACTTTTGGCTAAATTTCTGGGCTTTGTGGCTTTCCTGCCATACCGGGGCCCTGAACCACCCCCAACCCGTGAGCTGCAGGACTCCATTCTGGCCCTCAGGAGCCAG GTCCCTCCCGTCCTGGATGTGCGAGCTCTGCTACAGCAGGGGCTACAAGCCCGGCGGGCAGTGCTCACTGTGCCCTGGCTGGTAGAGTTCCTTTCCTTCGCTGACCACATTGTCCCCTTGCTGGATTATTACCGGAGCATCTTTACTCTCCTGCTGCAGCTACATCG GAGCTTAGCTTTGTCACAGGAGAGTGAAGGGGAGATGTGTTTTCTGAACAAGCTGCTCCTGCTTGCTGTTCTGGGCTGGCTTTTTCAG ATTCCCCCAGTCCCCGAGGACTTGTTCTTTCAGGAAGAGAGTCAGGTGAATGCCTTTGAGGTGGACACGGCAGCTTCAGAACATGGCTTG GACAGTGTGCCTGTGGTGGACCAGCAGCTGCTCTATACCTGCTGCCCCTACATTG GAGAGCTCCGGAAACTGCTTGCTTCATGGGTCTCAGGCAGCAGTGGACGGAGTGGGGGCTTTGTGAGGAAAATTACCCCCACCACTACCACCGGCCTGGGAGCCCAGCCCCCCCAGACCAGCCAGGGACTGCAG GCACAGCTTGCCCAGGCCTTTTTCCACAACCAGCCGCCCTCCCTGCGCAGGACTGTGGAGTTTGTAGCAGAGAGGATTGGGTCAAACTGTGTCAAACACATCAA GGCAACGCTGGTTGCGGACTTGGTGCAACAGGCAGAGTCACTTCTCCAAGAGCGGTTGGTGATGCGTGTCCAGGAAGGAGGAGACTCAGCCCAGCTATTGGAGAGCTTGTGTTCCCAGCTGTGTCCCCATGGGGCCCAGGCACTGACCCAGGGGCGGGA GTTCTGCCAAAGGAAGAGCCCTGGGGCTGTTCGGGCACTGCTTCCAGAGGAGACCCCAGCAGCT GTTCTAAGCACTGCAGAGCATATTGCTGTGGGGCTTGCGACAGAGAAAGCCTGTGCTTGGTTGTCTGCCAACATTACAG CGCTGATCAGGAGGGAGGTGAAAGCAGCTGTGAGTCGCACGCTTCGAGCCCAGGGTCCTGAGCCGACTGCCCGGGTGGAGCGGAGGGGCTGCCCCCGCGCCTGTGAGCACCacgctcccctcccctcccacctcaTCTCCGAGATAAAA gatgtgctctccctgGCTGTTGGGCCTCGGGACCCCGAGGAGGGAGTTTCCCCAGAGCATCTGGAGCAGCTCCTTGGCCAGCTGAGCCAGTCACTGCAGTGCCGCCAG TTCCTGTGCCCACCTGCTGAGCAGCATCTGGCAAAGTGCTCTGTGGACTTAGCTTCCCTCCTGG TTGCAGACCAGATTCCCATCCTAGGGCCCCCAGCACAGCACAGGCTGGAGCGAGGACAGGCCCGAAGGCTTCTGCACATGCTGCTTTCCCTGTGGAAAGATGACTTCCAAGGGCCGGTTCCACTCCAGCTGCTGCTGAGCCCGAGAAATGTGGGGCTTCTGGCAGACACTCGGCCGAGGGAG TGGGACCTGCTGCTGTTCTTGCTCCGGGAGCTGGTAGAGAAGGGTCTCATGGGACGGATGGAGATAGAAGCCTGCTTAGGCAGCCTCCATGAGGCCCAGTGGCCAGGG GATTTCTCTGAAGAACTGGCAACACTGTTTCACCTATTTCTAGCTGAGCCCCACCTGCCAGAACCCCAGCTGAGAGCTTGTGAACTGGTGCAACCAAGCAGGGGGACAGTGCTGGCCCAGAGCTAG
- the Cdan1 gene encoding codanin-1 isoform X4, giving the protein MAAVLESLLREEVSVAAAVRWIARGTRSSEDSPGEAAVLSSLGPLRKDFVPFLLNFLREQSSRVLPQGPPTPAKAPGASAALPGRPRGGRGARSQLFPATEPLSAVAEAPLARRGGRRRGSGPARERGGRGPGGPEDGPGGESLPWAGGRRPRGSGSPGSPSSPSLARSDPPNLSNLEEFPPVGSVPPGPAGRTKPSRRINPTPVSEERSLSKPKTCFTSPPISCVPSSQPSALDTSPWGLGLPPGCRSLQEEREMLRKERSKQLQQSPAPACPTPESGSPVPSRTGNLTAELADPARVSSRQRLELVALVYSSCISENLVPNLFLELFFVLQLLTARRMVAAKDSDLESSPGALDSLESPLFQSIHDCVFFAVQVLERQYEVLSFLDKGTLKLLAENERLLCFSPALQGRLRAAYEGSVAKVSLVMPSSAQAVSFQPETDNRANFSSDRAFHTFKKQRDVFYEVLREWEDRHEEPGWDFEKGLGSRIRAMMGQLSAACSHSHFVRLFQKQLLQMCQSPGGAGGTVLGEAPDVLNMLGADKLGRLRQLQERLVAPQSSGGPCPPPTFPGCQGFFRDFILSANSFQFNQHLMDSLSLKVRELNGLALPQHEAGDEDGESDVDWQGERRQFAVVLLSLRLLAKFLGFVAFLPYRGPEPPPTRELQDSILALRSQVPPVLDVRALLQQGLQARRAVLTVPWLVEFLSFADHIVPLLDYYRSIFTLLLQLHRSLALSQESEGEMCFLNKLLLLAVLGWLFQIPPVPEDLFFQEESQVNAFEVDTAASEHGLDSVPVVDQQLLYTCCPYIGELRKLLASWVSGSSGRSGGFVRKITPTTTTGLGAQPPQTSQGLQAQLAQAFFHNQPPSLRRTVEFVAERIGSNCVKHIKATLVADLVQQAESLLQERLVMRVQEGGDSAQLLESLCSQLCPHGAQALTQGREFCQRKSPGAVRALLPEETPAAVLSTAEHIAVGLATEKACAWLSANITALIRREVKAAVSRTLRAQGPEPTARVERRGCPRACEHHAPLPSHLISEIKDVLSLAVGPRDPEEGVSPEHLEQLLGQLSQSLQCRQFLCPPAEQHLAKCSVDLASLLVADQIPILGPPAQHRLERGQARRLLHMLLSLWKDDFQGPVPLQLLLSPRNVGLLADTRPREDFSEELATLFHLFLAEPHLPEPQLRACELVQPSRGTVLAQS; this is encoded by the exons ATGGCGGCCGTTTTGGAGTCGCTGCTGCGAGAGGAGGTGTCGGTCGCAGCCGCCGTGCGGTGGATCGCGCGCGGCACCCGGAGTTCGGAG GACAGCCCCGGGGAAGCGGCCGTGCTGAGCTCGCTCGGACCGCTGCGGAAGGACTTCGTGCCGTTCCTGCTGAACTTCCTGAGGGAGCAGAGCAGCCGCGTCCTCCCGCAGGGCCCCCCAACTCCCGCCAAGGCTCCGGGCGCCTCGGCAGCCCTGCCAGGGAGGCCGCGGGGCGGCCGCGGGGCGCGCAGCCAGCTCTTCCCCGCCACCGAGCCCCTTAGTGCCGTCGCCGAGGCCCCCCTGGCCCGCCGCGGGGGCCGGAGGCGGGGATCGGGGCCGGCCCGCGAGCGAGGAGGCCGCGGCCCCGGGGGCCCCGAGGACGGGCCCGGCGGGGAGAGTCTGCCCTGGGCTGGGGGCCGCAGGCCTCGGGGCTCTGGCAGCCCCGGCAGCCCCAGCAGCCCCAGCCTCGCGCGCTCCGATCCACCAAACCTCAGCAACCTGGAGGAGTTCCCTCCCGTAGGCTCGGTTCCACCCGGCCCTGCAGG CAGGACGAAGCCTTCTCGCAGGATCAACCCAACTCCGGTGAGCGAAGAGCGGTCACTCTCCAAGCCCAAGACCTGCTTCACCTCACCCCCAATCAGCTGTGTCCCCAGTTCCCAACCCTCAGCCCTGGACACTAGCCCTTGGGGCCTTGGCCTTCCCCCAGGGTGCAGAAGTCTGCAAGAGGAGCGGGAGATGCTGAGGAAGGAGCG CTCTAAGCAGCTGCAGCAGTCACCTGCTCCTGCCTGTCCCACCCCAGAATCAGGGTCTCCTGTCCCCAGCCGGACTGGAAACCTCACAGCAGAACTCGCTGACCCTGCCAGAGTGTCTTCCCGCCAGCGCCTGGAGCTGGTAGCCCTTGTCTACTCCTCGTGTATTTCTG AGAACCTGGTACCAAACCTTTTCTTGGAGCTTTTCTTCGTCCTTCAGCTCCTTACTGCCCGGAGGATGGTGGCTGCCAAGGACAGTGACCTCGAATCAAGTCCAGGTGCCCTGG ATTCCTTGGAAAGCCCACTGTTCCAGAGCATCCACGATTGTGTCTTCTTTGCAGTACAGGTTTTGGAGCGTCAGTATGA GGTTCTTTCCTTCTTGGACAAAGGGACCTTAAAGCTGCTGGCTGAGAATGAACGGCTGCTGTGCTTCTCACCAGCTCTGCAAGGCCGCCTTCGAGCTGCCTATGAGGGCAGTGTTGCCAAG GTCTCTCTGGTGATGCCATCCTCTGCTCAAGCTGTCTCTTTTCAGCCAGAAACTGACAATCGTGCCAACTTCTCCAGTGACCGAGCctttcatacttttaaaaaacagag GGATGTGTTCTACGAGGTGCTTCGAGAGTGGGAAGATCGCCATGAGGAGCCCGGCTGGGATTTTGAGAAGGGCTTAGGCAGCAGGATCAG AGCCATGATGGGTCAACTCTCAGCAGCCTGCAGCCACAGCCACTTTGTTAGACTTTTCCAGAAACAGCTTCTCCAG ATGTGTCAGAGCCCTGGTGGTGCCGGAGGTACTGTCTTGGGTGAGGCCCCAGATGTGTTGAATATGCTGGGAGCTGACAAGCTGGGACGGTTGCGGCAGCTACAGGAACGGCTTGTGGCCCCTCAGAGCAGTGGGGGGCCCTGCCCACCCCCCACCTTCCCAGGCTGTCAAGGCTTCTTCAGGGACTTCATCCTGAGTGCCAACAG CTTCCAGTTTAATCAGCATCTCATGGACAGTCTAAGCTTAAAGGTCCGTGAGCTCAATGGCCTTGCCCTGCCTCAGCATGAGGCTGGTGATGAAGATGGGGAGTCCGATGTGGACTGGCAG GGTGAACGGAGGCAATTTGCTGTGGTGCTTCTTAGCCTAAGACTTTTGGCTAAATTTCTGGGCTTTGTGGCTTTCCTGCCATACCGGGGCCCTGAACCACCCCCAACCCGTGAGCTGCAGGACTCCATTCTGGCCCTCAGGAGCCAG GTCCCTCCCGTCCTGGATGTGCGAGCTCTGCTACAGCAGGGGCTACAAGCCCGGCGGGCAGTGCTCACTGTGCCCTGGCTGGTAGAGTTCCTTTCCTTCGCTGACCACATTGTCCCCTTGCTGGATTATTACCGGAGCATCTTTACTCTCCTGCTGCAGCTACATCG GAGCTTAGCTTTGTCACAGGAGAGTGAAGGGGAGATGTGTTTTCTGAACAAGCTGCTCCTGCTTGCTGTTCTGGGCTGGCTTTTTCAG ATTCCCCCAGTCCCCGAGGACTTGTTCTTTCAGGAAGAGAGTCAGGTGAATGCCTTTGAGGTGGACACGGCAGCTTCAGAACATGGCTTG GACAGTGTGCCTGTGGTGGACCAGCAGCTGCTCTATACCTGCTGCCCCTACATTG GAGAGCTCCGGAAACTGCTTGCTTCATGGGTCTCAGGCAGCAGTGGACGGAGTGGGGGCTTTGTGAGGAAAATTACCCCCACCACTACCACCGGCCTGGGAGCCCAGCCCCCCCAGACCAGCCAGGGACTGCAG GCACAGCTTGCCCAGGCCTTTTTCCACAACCAGCCGCCCTCCCTGCGCAGGACTGTGGAGTTTGTAGCAGAGAGGATTGGGTCAAACTGTGTCAAACACATCAA GGCAACGCTGGTTGCGGACTTGGTGCAACAGGCAGAGTCACTTCTCCAAGAGCGGTTGGTGATGCGTGTCCAGGAAGGAGGAGACTCAGCCCAGCTATTGGAGAGCTTGTGTTCCCAGCTGTGTCCCCATGGGGCCCAGGCACTGACCCAGGGGCGGGA GTTCTGCCAAAGGAAGAGCCCTGGGGCTGTTCGGGCACTGCTTCCAGAGGAGACCCCAGCAGCT GTTCTAAGCACTGCAGAGCATATTGCTGTGGGGCTTGCGACAGAGAAAGCCTGTGCTTGGTTGTCTGCCAACATTACAG CGCTGATCAGGAGGGAGGTGAAAGCAGCTGTGAGTCGCACGCTTCGAGCCCAGGGTCCTGAGCCGACTGCCCGGGTGGAGCGGAGGGGCTGCCCCCGCGCCTGTGAGCACCacgctcccctcccctcccacctcaTCTCCGAGATAAAA gatgtgctctccctgGCTGTTGGGCCTCGGGACCCCGAGGAGGGAGTTTCCCCAGAGCATCTGGAGCAGCTCCTTGGCCAGCTGAGCCAGTCACTGCAGTGCCGCCAG TTCCTGTGCCCACCTGCTGAGCAGCATCTGGCAAAGTGCTCTGTGGACTTAGCTTCCCTCCTGG TTGCAGACCAGATTCCCATCCTAGGGCCCCCAGCACAGCACAGGCTGGAGCGAGGACAGGCCCGAAGGCTTCTGCACATGCTGCTTTCCCTGTGGAAAGATGACTTCCAAGGGCCGGTTCCACTCCAGCTGCTGCTGAGCCCGAGAAATGTGGGGCTTCTGGCAGACACTCGGCCGAGGGAG GATTTCTCTGAAGAACTGGCAACACTGTTTCACCTATTTCTAGCTGAGCCCCACCTGCCAGAACCCCAGCTGAGAGCTTGTGAACTGGTGCAACCAAGCAGGGGGACAGTGCTGGCCCAGAGCTAG